The DNA segment TATTCAAGCGTTAAATGCGGCATAAACAATCACTCACTTAATGCGATGCGACAGGCTGGGCTTCGACAGTCTTTGGCAAACCACGACCAAAGGATGCTAAAGTCACTAATGCAAGGATCGCAAAGGCTCCACCCATCCACATCACACTGGGAATATTGAGATGGTCAACTACGCCGCCACCAAGCAAAGAACCCACAGCAATCCCGACTTGGAAAGTTGACACGACAATCGCCGCACCACTTTCCATCGCCTCAGGGGCTGCGGCAAACATCCACATGTTGGCACAAACCGGTAATCCGCCAAAAGCCAAGCCCCAGAGCGCGATCGTTAACACCGCACCAAGTGTGGTTACGCCAAATAACGGGAAGATCATCATCGCTGCGCCCATAAGCAGCACGACCATCATGAAGGTTTTGCGGATATCACGCGATGCCGCGATGCCTGCCAAGATATTACCCACCACGCCAGCTAGACCGTAAACCAGCAACAATGTACTGATCAACTCAGCATGAAAACCTGAAATGACTTTGAAAAACGGCGTGACATAGGTATATGCCGCAAAATGCGCGGTCACCAAGAAAACTATGCCGAGCAAACCGACACGTGCATATTTATGACGAAACACATGAGGAAGATCGATAAGACGTACGGCGGATGTCGCAGGCAGCGATGGCAGCATAAATAATTGACCAAGCAGGACAATCGCGCCCAAAAGACCCGTAATACCAAAAGTCGCCCGCCAGCCAAAAATATCACCGATCCATGTTCCCAGTGGTACACCAAACACCGTAGCCATGGTCACACCAGTAAAGATGATCGAAGATGCGCGTCCCATGGATACGCCTGCTGGTGCCAGCCGACCACTGAGCGCAATCGCCGTGGCCCAGAAACCACCAATCCCGATCCCCAGTAATAACCGCCCAATCACCAAAACCGTAAAGTTAGGTGCAAACGCAGAAACGAGATTGGCTATTACCATGAGCAACGTCAGTAAACACAGTAAAATACGACGATCCAACTTACCTACAGAGACAGTGACTAAAGGTGCTGCAAATGCCGCAATAATCCCCGGCGCCGTGACCATCAGACCCGCTGTCCCTACTGAAACATGTAAATCTGCTGCCACACCTGATAGCAAACCCACGGGCAAAAACTCACTGGTCACCAGTGCAAATGCGCCTATTGCCACAGACAACAGCGCAAACCAAGATTTTAAAGTTGCTTTAGGCGGTGCATCAATGGCAATGCCGCCATCCGTAGGAATCGCCAATTCGGCGCCATGTTGAGGTGTCGTCACAAGAATCTCCAACCGCACAAGAATTAGAAAAGAAAGAACAGATGAAGAAGATCATTTTTATAATGATCATCACAGAATAGCGTCACTCTATGCCAAGGATGCAGCTCCGTCAATATTTTATATATTGATCGTTACAAATATAAACGTTGCAGATTGATGACACAGCGACGACATAGAATCAAAAGCTAGAGGTCCTGAGCAGGTTTATCACTCACAGGCATAGTCATGCCATACCTCTGGATATATCCGACCCACCTTACAGTTGCCATGATGACTACAACTCATGTTTTGGCGATATCGTGTGCAATCGAGAATCAATGCAATTGATCCAAACGGATAAAACCACATAATAACAGGATAATGAGACCTATATATTTCAAAAGCAGAGATCAAAGGCTCAGGCCATAAAAAAGAGCGATAAATCGCTCTTTTTTGTATTTGCACTCGACTTAAATCAAATCGCATCAATCCCCGTCGGGTGCTTCAGCTCTTTATCGAGTTGATCATGATCCAGCTCCTTGGCCCACTTAGCAACCACTAAGGTCGCCACACCATTGCCAATGGTATTGGTCAATGCACGGCCTTCAGACATAAAACGATCAATGCCCAAGATAATGGCTAGACCCGCCACAGGTACACCGCCTACTGCTGATAGCGTCGCGGCCAACACAATAAAGCCGCTACCTGTCACGCCTGCCGCCCCTTTAGAGGTCAGCAACAACACCGCAAGCAAAGTCACTTGCTGCAAGATCGTCATCGGCGTATTGGTTGCCTGCGCGATAAATACGGCGGCCATGGTCAGATAGATAGCCGTGCCATCTAAGTTAAAGGAATAACCGGTAGGGATCACCAAACCGACTACGGATTTCTGTGCGCCCAGTTTCTCCATCTTAATCATCATACGTGGCAGCACCGACTCTGAGGACGAAGTACCGAGTACGATCAACAACTCTTCTTTAATATAGTTCACAAAGCGCAAAATACTAAAACCATGTGCCCGCGCCACAATGCCTAAGATCACAAAGATGAATAATAGACAGGTGATGTAGAAGGTGCCCATCAGCTTCATCAAGGGCAACAGGGAGCCTATACCGTACTTACCGATGGTAAACGCCATGGCACCAAAAGCACCTATTGGAGCCAGCTTCATGATCACGGTAACAATAGAAAAGAGAATCTTGGAAAAGCTCTCAATCAGTTCAAAAATCGGATTGTGACGCCCACCCAGATGCTGCAAAGAGAAGCCAAACAAAATCGCAATCAGCAAAACTTGCAGAATCTCACCCTTAGCAAAGGCATCGACCATGGTGCTGGGGATGATATTCATAAAGAAGTCGGTGGTGGTCTGCATCTTGTGCGGATCGGTATAGGCGGCAATCCCATGCGTATCCAACAGGGCGACGTTGATATTCATGCCCTCGCCGGGTTTGATCACATTGATCATCACCAGACCCACGACCAGTGCCAGTGTACTCATGAGCTCGAAGTACAATAGCGCAAGACCGCCTGTCTTCCCGACCTTTTTCATATCCTCCATACCCGCGATGCCGAGGACCACGGTACAGAAGATGATCGGTGCGATCAGCATCTTGATCAGTTTAATAAAGCCATCACCGAGCGGCTTCATCGCAGCGCCAGTCTCAGGCACGAAGTGACCGAGTAATACACCCAGACAAATCGCAAAGATCACTTGTACATAGAGTGATTTATAAAATTTCTTGCCGCTCGCCATAACTCACTCCTTGACGCGATATCATTCCATTTTTATTGGTTAAATCATTCATAGAACCAGAATCCTGATTCGAACACATTTCTCAATGTGGTATTCGGTCTAGATGCGCAACCAGTATGATCGCTTGAGAAACCATTCCTGCGCTTTGATTTCATGAAAAACCAAATCGAGGATTGGACAAATAAGAAGCTGAATTATGCCGTGACTTTTCGCATAAATTGCATATGAATATCAGTCTTATTGTAAAAGAATACCTGATTTTTTGGCCTAGGTGGTCAACGAATCACGGTATCTACGACTAAAGTCTAATAGCGGAATTTGATCTCAACCAGATGAAAGCCAAACTGACTTTTGACCGGACCATGAACCACATGCTCCGCCTTGGTGAAGACCACTTGATCAATCGGACGGACCAATTGCCCTTTGCTGATTTCCCCGAGCTCCCCGCCGCGCTTGGCTGAGGTACAGGTCGAATGCTGCTTGGCGAGCTTAGCAAAGTCCTCTCCGGCGGCAATCCGGGTTTTAAGCTGCTCACACAAGACTCGATCCTTGACCAAGATATGACGGACGATGGCTTTGGCCATAAAAACACTCGAAAAGATGGAAGAAAGAATTAAGCCATTTTACGCTGTTCGATCAGCAAGCGTAATGCCAATCCCAACAACACAATTCCCATCACATAACGCTGGATCAGGAGCCACAGTGGGTTTAAAGCAAACCAGCGCGCAAGACCAGCCGCAGTCAGGATCACAGTCAAATTGACCATAAAACTCACCACAATTTGGGTAAATCCCAGCGTCAGACTTTGCGCAAAGACCGAGCCGTGCTGCGGGGAAATAAATTGCGGCAAGATGGATAGATAGAAAATCGCAATTTTAGGATTTAAGAAACTGGTCATAAAGCCCATGAGCCATAACTTGGGACGCGAATCTGGGGCTAATTCACGCGCCTCAAAGGGGGACTTGGCATTTGGCCTCATCGCTTGCCAAGCCAGCCACAGCAGATACCCCGCCCCTAACCACTTCAAGATGATATAAGCGATTGGAATCGTCAAGAATAACGCAGTCAAACCAATGGCTGCGGCAAACATATGCACCAAGAACGCCGTTACCACACCAAATAGTGAAACAATCGCAGCATTGCGCCCCTGACAGATGGAGCGCGAAAGCAAATAGATCAGATTAGGTCCTGGCGTAATCGCCATGATCAAGGCTGCGCCGATAAAAATAAACCAATGGTTCAACTCAATCATCGACGGTGACTCACTTTTTAAATGTCATGCGTGTCACAAACATAACATAAGCAAGAACGCTCAACAAACGAAAAAGCCGCCTCAGTTAAGTGACGGCTTTTTTGCCAACAATACGGAATAATACTTACGCGGTGAGAGCCATCCGAACCGTACTCAAGTGATCCTTGAAGGTCGCTTTGACAGGCTGACCATCTTGACCCACCAGTGTATAACTGGATGGGTTAAAACGCAGGATACGCATGCGGTATTCCGCATTGAAGCCGGGATACAGTGTGTTGTTGCGACCATTCGGGCTTAAGTACCAGCTTGCACAGCCTGATTTCCATACCGTGTGTTCACTGCGCTGGTCCATGATTTTGACAAACTCAGCTTCGACTTCCGCTTTGACCGTGATGTATTTCAGTTGACGGGCACGGCGTAGCTCAATCGCCTGCCAGACATAATCAATCTGCGCTTCGGAGTATGCAATCACCGAAGTATGACCGGGACCCGTAAAAGGACCAACCAGGAAATATAGATTTGGAAAGCCATGCGTGGTGATACCGTCAAACGCTTCAGCACCATCTTTCCAGCGTTCACCCAAAGACTCATTGTTTAAGCCGCGGACTTCAAACGGGGCACCCGTACTACGAACCTCATAGCCGGTTGCAAAGATGATCACATCCAATTCATAGTGCTTGCCATCCACCGTCTCAATACCTGTCTCGGTAATGCGTTTGATACCATGATCTTCCAGTGTCACATTGTCGCGTTGCAGGGTTGGGTACCAGTCACTCGAGACCAAGACACGCTTACAGCCAAACTTGTATTTGGGGGTCAGCTTTTCACGCAGTACGGGGTCTTTCACTTTGCGCTCAAGATAACTATGCGACATCTTTGCAGGAAAGGATTTGAAGGCATCGTACTTCAAGATCAGGAACGGAGCCGTGGCTTCATTGATCCAGTAGTTTTTCAGACGATCGACTCTCATCTTAAGGGGATTTTCACGGCTTTCTTGTTTTTCGGCATCTGTTCGGTCGCGATTCGGTCGCGGCATGATCCAGTTTGGGGTCCGCTGAAACACGGTTAAATGCGCAACTTTCGGTGCAATCGCAGGACCAACTTGTACACCGGTCGCGCCAGTGCCAATCAACGCCACGCGTTTACCGGTGAGATCAACACTATGATCCCAGCGCGCGGTATGGATTTTGATACCTTTAAAATCATTGATGCCATCAATCTTGGCAACAGACGGCTCAGCAAAGGGGCCCGGTGCAGCAACCACATTCTTAGCGCGGATGATTTCGCCGCCATCCAGTGTCAACTCCCACTCTCCAGCAGTTGCATCAAACTTGCCGCTCACGACTTTAGAGTTAAATTGAATATGCGGGTACATCCCATATTTTTCTGCACAAAAGCGGATATAGCTAAAAATCTCGCCCTGGTTGGCATAGGCATTGGACCACTCAGCAGAAGGCTCAAAAGAGTAGGAATACAGCGCTGACTTCACATCACAAGCACAGCCCGGATAGGTGTTATCCCGCCAAGTGCCACCGACCTCACTGGCTTTTTCAAAAATCTTAAAGTTGGTAATGCCTGCTTTTTTCAGGCGAATCCCCATCCCCAGCCCAGAAAATCCAGTCCCAATCACTGCGACTTCCAGAACCTCTGTGGGCGACACTGATTTTGCAGGAGCGGACTTTCTTGCTGCTGGCTTCTTTCTTGGCGTTGTAGTTTGCATGATGGTACTCACTGGTTAATCTCTCGCGATGGCGGAATGCCTTCAGCTCAGATGACATCTGCTGGGATGGCCGCCCAGAGCGGCATGAGGTGTTGCAACTTGTCTTTGGGGATGCTCATGATCAAACTCCCAATTGTGTATTGCGTGCACATTTTTGCGGCCTCAATCGGTGTTGGCGTGCCTTGCAACACCATGCGATAGCCCAGATGCTGGACCATCCCGATCATGGCATCGGACATATCGCGATGACTGCCGATCTTCAGTAAGCCTGCACTTTCCGCATGTTGATAATCCTGACTCAGCGCCGCAGCCACCGCATCGCAGATCTGCCAGTACAGCACCTCAAGTCCGGGAATTGCTGAGAAGCCAGAGCGAAATACCGATAAGGTGATCTCCTTGTGCTTCATCAGCGTTTCAAAAATCAGGACATAGATCTGCTGCGTAGCCATGATGGATTCCAGTGGCATTTGCAAATTCACACCGCGACGCACTTGCATGACGCCACTGTGCAGTTCGGTAAAGACCTCATTGATGATATGCAGAAAGAGCTGACTCTTGTCCTCAAACTGACCATAAAATGCACTCATTCCCACGCCTGCATTCTGGGCGATTTCGGCAACTTGGGTGCGCGCAAAACCTTTGTCCGAAAACAACTGCTTGCCAGATGCAATCAATGCCTGCCTTGTTTCCGCCAGTTGTGCTTGGGTACGACGAGCCATTATGGAGTCTGCTTGATCAATGGAGTTAATATATGGAATATATATTCCAATTAATTTTAAGTATTGTCAACTGCTTTCATCGAGATCATTTAATGATCGATGCAGTTGCATGATAGTAAAGGGTTTATAGTTATAAAATATGCAGCAGATCATGATAACGATATGCATATCCGTCATAAAACAGACAACAATTTTGCTCTAAAATGCATGCCATACTGCCATTAGAATCAGCTAGAACACTCGTCTACCCTCCTCAAAACTGATCTCAACAAGGAATGATCATGCCCAAGCTCTACTACACCCCGCTGTCTGGACACAGTTATAAAGTGCGTTTGTTATTGTCTTTTTTGAGGGTGTCTTTTGAGCCGGCGGTACTGGATTTCAGCACGGGTTATCATAAAAGTGCGGCGTATTTACAGATTAATCCACTCGGACAAGTGCCACTCTGGGTGGATGGTGAGGTGGTGGTGCGCGACTCACAAGCGATCTTGGTTTATCTTGCCCAGCACTATGCTGATCCGGCTTGGTTACTGCCTACTGATGCTTTAGAACTCGCCAAGATCGTGCAATGGCTATCGGTCGCTGCCAATGAAATCACCCATGGTCCAACACAAGTGCGCGGCTACTGGCGCAAACAGCCCAGCACCATCGATATCGATGCCGCCACCAAACGCACCCATGCTATCCTAAAGATCATCAATGACCATCTCGCGACACGTCAATGGCTCGAACTTGAGCGCCCAACCATTGCTGATGTCGCGTGCTTTCCCTATATCTCGCTGGTTCATGAAGGCAAAGTCTCTCTGGAGGACTATCCACATGTGCAGGCATGGGTCGAACGCTTTAAGCAGCTCGATGGCTATATCCCGTTAGTCTCGGCATAAAAACCTCACCCATTCTGAGCAGTGTCAGCCTGCAACATCATGAGGCTGGCATTGCCCCCGACAGCCGTGGTGTTGACACACAGCGCCCGCTCGATCATAAGACGCCACAGTGGGATGGGGTTATAGGCCGTCGTGAGTTGATATGAGAGAAGATGACCTGTTTGCTCGGATATGCGAAGCATTGTCTCTGCAAGCGACGACGTGAGCGGGGTATCACTTAAGATCAGCCCAATGATCGCGGAATGATCCGATTCCGATTGAATGATGCCCTGAAGTGATGGCGGTAATGCTTTAGGCAATACGGCTTGGGCTGTCACATCCAGCACGGGGGTATTGCCCGTGAGCAACACGGCAAGCAACTGGTTGATCAGGGTAGGCAATGTTGTGGCATGACAGAGTATGCCGCCGCGCGGAACAAAAGATAAGGTGTTTTGCTCCCCGGTCGGGCTCACCAGCCCGAAAGATGTGCCGAGTAGACTCGTGCGCTGATAGGCGGCGATAAAATCGAATAATACCGAGTCTTGAGTCCTGACCCATTGCGCTAGATCACTCAAGACATTCCGTTCTACAACGCTTTGATCTTTGATTACGGTGGCATGATGTGTACACACCTCAGCCGCACTCGTCCGCTGCAAGCGTTTGAGATACAACGGCCCACCCGCTTTAGGTCCTGTCCCGGACTTCCCTTCTCCGCCAAAGGGTTGTACCCCAACCACTGCACCTACGATACTGCGATTGATATAGATATTCCCAACATGGGCATGCTGCACCACATCCTGTATCGTTTGATCAATCCGCGAATGCACACCCATGGTCAGACCAAAACCACTCGCATTAACCGCTTGAACTACATCAGGCAATTGATCCCGCTCATAACGCCAGATATGCAGGACTGGGCCAAAGACCTCACGCTTAAGTTCAGCAATCGTATCAATCTCAATCAAGGTCGGTGCGATGAAAAAACCGTGCTGACACGATTCTGGTAAATCCTGCTGCGTCACAACTTTACCCACTGCACGCTGTGATTCGATATAGTCCAATAAATCACGCTGTGCATCGGCATCTATCACAGGACCAATATCCACAGCCCATTGATCAGGACGACCGATTTGTAACTCTTGCATCGCCCCTTTTAGCATCGCTATGGTCTGATCGGCGATGTCCTGCTGTAAGCATAAAACCCGCAGCGCCGAACAACGCTGACCCGCGCTGTCAAAAGCGGATACCAACACATCCTGCACTACTTGCTCAAGCAATGCACTGGAGTCAACGACCATGGCGTTCTGCCCACCGGTCTCAGCAATGAGCGGAATATCGCGTCCTTCCTGCACGGCACGCTGAATCAGGGTGTGATGAATCATCTGTGCCACTTGTGTCGATCCAGTAAAGACCACGCCATCGACCCGTGCGTCTGCGACCAAGGCCGCTCCAATGGTTTCACCGCGCCCCGGTAGCAACTGTAATGCATGCGCAGGAATGCCAGCCTCATGCAGCAAAGACACCGCACGAGCAGCCATGAGTGGCGTTTGTTCAGCAGGTTTTGCTAAGACCACATTGCCTGCGGCCAGTGCCGCACTGACCTGCCCGACAAAGATCGCCAACGGAAAGTTCCATGGACTGATACAAACCACCAGCCCCAAAGCCTGTGCATCCGTTTCCGCCTCAAACCGCGTTTGTGCGGCGTAATAGCGCAAGAAATCAACCGCCTCTCGCACTTCACCCACTGCATTGGCCCACGTTTTGCCCGCTTCACGAATCGCCAGCGTACAGAGCTCAAGACGATGCTGCTCAAACAAATCCGCCGCGCGTTCCAGCCATGCAGCACGACTTTTCGGCGCTTGCTGCGACCAGTCGGCTTTTGCCTGCTCCGCAATCGTTAGTGCTTGCTCAACATCGAAAAGCGTTGCATCAACCACACGTCCCACCACATCACGACGATCCGCTGGGTTATAGATAGGCTGTTCGTTGTGCTTGAGTTCATTGTTCAGAGTCGGGAATGCCTGCCATGATTGACTCGCCCAACTTGCGGCATGACCTGCAAGATCACGCAAGACCTGCTCATTGCTCAAATCCAGCCCCGCAGAGTTTTTTCGTGCCGGTGCATAGAGCGCCTTGGGCAATACGATCTGCGGATGCGGTTGACCATTCAATAAGCGAGCCTCATTAAAAGGATCTGCGATTAAATCGGCTACCGGAATCTGCTCATCGACGATTTGATTGACAAAAGAGGAGTTCGCGCCATTTTCCAATAAGCGGCGCACCAGATATGCCAATAGCGTGCGATGCGATCCGACTGGCGCATAAATACGACATGGTCGATCAAGATGATCGCTACCGACGACTTGATCATAAAGCGTTTCTCCCATGCCATGCAGGCATTGAAACTCATAATCCTCAACACCCTGCGCCTTCGCCCACTGATAAATGGTGGCAACGGTATGGGCATTATGGGTGGCAAACTGGGGATAAATTAGATGACTGGCATCCAAGAGCTTCTGAGCACAGACGAGATAGGACACGTCAGTATGCACTTTACGAGTAAACACCGGATAGCCGGACAACCCATCGACCTGTGCCCGTTTGATCTCGGCATCCCAATACGCCCCTTTCACCAGACGGATCATCATTTTCCGTCCACTACGTTTAGCGAGATCCACTAAGTAGTCAATCACATAGGGACAGCGCTTCTGATAGGCCTGCACCACAAAGCCCACACCAGCATAACCCGCGAGCGACTGATCAAAAGCGATCTTCTCCATCATCGCCAGCGACAGCTCCAAACGATCTGCTTCTTCGGCATCAATGTTCAGACCAATGTCATAACTTTTGGCCAATCGCAGCAATTGCAATAAACGCGGCAACAACTCCGCCATGACCCGCTCATGCTTTGCTCGGCTGTAACGCGGATGCAGTGCCGAGAGCTTGACCGAAATCCCCGCCCCCTGCTGTATGCCACGTCCTTGCGAGGCTTGACCGATGGCATGAATGGCTTCCTCATAGGCGGCAAAATAGTGAGTGGCATCCTCTTTTGTTAACGCGGACTCACCCAGCATGTCGTAAGAATAGCGATAACCCCGCTCCTCTTGTGCTTGGCTATTGTGCAAAGCCTCCTCAATGGTTTGCCCCAGTACAAACTGATTGCCCAGCATCCGGATCGCCATGGCAACCCCGCTGCGAATCAAGGGAGCACCCCAGCGGGCAACCGCTTGGGTCAGTACCGTCTTCAACGTCTGTGCGGAAGGTGTGCGCACAATCTTGCCTGTGACTAACAGCCCCCAAGTCGCGGCATTGACAAACATCGACGAGGATCGCCCCAGATACTGCTCCCAATCCGCCGGTCCGATCTTATCCGCGATTAGACGGTCTACCGTGCGCTGATCAGGAATACGCAGCAGCGACTCTGCCAAACACATCAGTGCAATGCCGCCCTCGGATGACAAGGCAAACTGATGCATGAGCGCATCAATCCCTGACGCATGCACCCGCGCCTGTCGCACGGCCAGCACCAGTCTTTTCGCCAAAATCTGACTATCAATCCGAGTGGGATCACTGATCTGCTCTTGTGCAAGTAATGCCTGAACCGCTTCGGCTTCAGGCATGCGATAGGCAGCGGTAATTGCCTGCTGCAGGCTACTCGGTGCGGCTTGAATATCAGATTGCAGGGAGGAAAAGAGCTCTGAAAAATCAGAGGATAAGGGCTGTGAGGGCTGAGGATCTGGCTGGGGCATGGTCGGGAACTCAAGTGCGCGGAGGAACGCAAGGGGATGATGAAATATGCTTAAGATTCTAGAGACGAAACCCCTATATTAATTCTGTAAATATGCGCTTATATTTGAATTTAATTTGACCAAAATACTTTCTACCAAATTAAATTTAGATGAGAAGCACCTCATGCTCGATAAAGTGAATAAAAGGATTCTCACCGAACTTCAGAACGATGGACGGATGAGTAATATCGACCTTTCCACCAAGGTTAACCTATCCCCAGCCGCTTGCTTAGAGCGCGTTAAACGCTTGCAAGAAGCGGGCTATATCATGCATTACAGCGCACATCTCAATCCCAAACTGCTCGATGTCTCGCTCTTGGTCTTTATTGAAGTCGTACTCGATCGCACGACCTCCGACGTCTTTGAAGAATTCTCGAGAAGTATCCAAGATATCCCTGAAGTGTTGGAATGCCATATGGTGGCTGGCGGCTTTGATTACTTGGTCAAGGCTCGTGTCAAAGACATGGATGCCTATCGTGATCTACTGGGCAAGACGCTCTTACAGTTACGCGGCGTACGCGAAACTCATACCTATGCCGTCATGGAAGAAGTCAAAAATACGACTAAACTGCCAATCAAATAATTAACGTCAAACCATCATTTCACGTCGTCGCTCAACCTCAAGGAGGATTTCTCATGTCTACCCCTAATACGCTCAAAACGGCTATCGTCACTGGCTCCTCCCGTGGCATCGGTCGTGCGATTGCCCTGCGTTTGGCGCAAGAAGGCTATGCTGTCGTGGTCAACTATGCTGGGCGTCAGGAAGAAGCGGATAAGGTTGTCGCTGAAATTCATGAACAAAGCGGCCAAGCGATTGCCGTTCAAGCCGATGTGTCTAAAAAAGACGATTGCATCCGTTTATTTGC comes from the Aquirhabdus parva genome and includes:
- the putA gene encoding bifunctional proline dehydrogenase/L-glutamate gamma-semialdehyde dehydrogenase PutA; translated protein: MPQPDPQPSQPLSSDFSELFSSLQSDIQAAPSSLQQAITAAYRMPEAEAVQALLAQEQISDPTRIDSQILAKRLVLAVRQARVHASGIDALMHQFALSSEGGIALMCLAESLLRIPDQRTVDRLIADKIGPADWEQYLGRSSSMFVNAATWGLLVTGKIVRTPSAQTLKTVLTQAVARWGAPLIRSGVAMAIRMLGNQFVLGQTIEEALHNSQAQEERGYRYSYDMLGESALTKEDATHYFAAYEEAIHAIGQASQGRGIQQGAGISVKLSALHPRYSRAKHERVMAELLPRLLQLLRLAKSYDIGLNIDAEEADRLELSLAMMEKIAFDQSLAGYAGVGFVVQAYQKRCPYVIDYLVDLAKRSGRKMMIRLVKGAYWDAEIKRAQVDGLSGYPVFTRKVHTDVSYLVCAQKLLDASHLIYPQFATHNAHTVATIYQWAKAQGVEDYEFQCLHGMGETLYDQVVGSDHLDRPCRIYAPVGSHRTLLAYLVRRLLENGANSSFVNQIVDEQIPVADLIADPFNEARLLNGQPHPQIVLPKALYAPARKNSAGLDLSNEQVLRDLAGHAASWASQSWQAFPTLNNELKHNEQPIYNPADRRDVVGRVVDATLFDVEQALTIAEQAKADWSQQAPKSRAAWLERAADLFEQHRLELCTLAIREAGKTWANAVGEVREAVDFLRYYAAQTRFEAETDAQALGLVVCISPWNFPLAIFVGQVSAALAAGNVVLAKPAEQTPLMAARAVSLLHEAGIPAHALQLLPGRGETIGAALVADARVDGVVFTGSTQVAQMIHHTLIQRAVQEGRDIPLIAETGGQNAMVVDSSALLEQVVQDVLVSAFDSAGQRCSALRVLCLQQDIADQTIAMLKGAMQELQIGRPDQWAVDIGPVIDADAQRDLLDYIESQRAVGKVVTQQDLPESCQHGFFIAPTLIEIDTIAELKREVFGPVLHIWRYERDQLPDVVQAVNASGFGLTMGVHSRIDQTIQDVVQHAHVGNIYINRSIVGAVVGVQPFGGEGKSGTGPKAGGPLYLKRLQRTSAAEVCTHHATVIKDQSVVERNVLSDLAQWVRTQDSVLFDFIAAYQRTSLLGTSFGLVSPTGEQNTLSFVPRGGILCHATTLPTLINQLLAVLLTGNTPVLDVTAQAVLPKALPPSLQGIIQSESDHSAIIGLILSDTPLTSSLAETMLRISEQTGHLLSYQLTTAYNPIPLWRLMIERALCVNTTAVGGNASLMMLQADTAQNG
- a CDS encoding Lrp/AsnC ligand binding domain-containing protein — its product is MLDKVNKRILTELQNDGRMSNIDLSTKVNLSPAACLERVKRLQEAGYIMHYSAHLNPKLLDVSLLVFIEVVLDRTTSDVFEEFSRSIQDIPEVLECHMVAGGFDYLVKARVKDMDAYRDLLGKTLLQLRGVRETHTYAVMEEVKNTTKLPIK